In the genome of Labeo rohita strain BAU-BD-2019 chromosome 24, IGBB_LRoh.1.0, whole genome shotgun sequence, one region contains:
- the eef1a1l3 gene encoding elongation factor 1-alpha-like has product MGKERIHINLVIIGHVDSGKSTTTGHLVYKCGGIDHRTLEKYEKAATQMGKSSFKYAWVLDKLKAERERGITIDISLLKFNTQKYTFTIIDAPGHRDFIKNMITGTSQADAALLIVSAAKGEFEAGISRNGQTREHALLAYTLGVKQLMVCVNKMDLTEPPFSQKRYDEVVKNVSVFIKKIGFEIGAVPFIPVSGWSGENMIAPSQKMQWFKGWKLKRKEGHSNGRTLLEVLDSLLPPVRNASKPLRLPLQDVYKIGGVGTVPVGKIETGVLKPGMVLTFSPAKLTAEVKSIEMHHQGLQTALPGHNVGFNIKNVSVKNLRRGDVAGNAQQDPPSDVSSFIAQIIMLNHPGKIKVGYSPVLDCHTTHVSCRFAELREKLDRRTGKKLEDWPQYLMSGDGATVKLVPNKPLCVESFFHYPPLGRFAVRDLKQTVAVGVIKSVEKVDQAKKTSQKAPVSK; this is encoded by the exons ATGGGTAAGGAAAGAATCCATATCAATCTGGTCATAATTGGACATGTAGACAGTGGAAAATCCACAACCACTGGTCACCTGGTCTACAAATGTGGTGGAATTGACCACAGAACACTTGAGAAGTACGAGAAGGCTGCAACCCAG ATGGGAAAGAGTTCCTTCAAGTATGCCTGGGTTTTGGACAAACTGAAAGCAGAGAGGGAACGTGGCATTACAATTGATATCTCCCTGCTAAAATTCAACACTCAGAAATACACCTTCACTATAATTGATGCACCTGGTCATCGTGACTTCATCAAGAACATGATAACAGGGACTTCACAG GCTGATGCTGCTCTACTAATTGTCTCTGCTGCAAAGGGTGAATTTGAGGCTGGGATTTCTCGTAATGGTCAGACGAGAGAGCATGCTTTGCTGGCTTACACCCTTGGGGTCAAACAGCTCATGGTCTGTGTCAACAAAATGGACCTCACCGAGCCACCGTTTAGCCAGAAACGTTATGATGAGGTGGTGAAGAACGTTTCTGTGTTCATCAAGAAGATTGGCTTTGAGATTGGTGCTGTACCTTTCATACCTGTTTCTGGTTGGAGTGGTGAGAACATGATTGCCCCATCCCAGAAG ATGCAATGGTTCAAAGGATGGAAGCTCAAGAGGAAAGAAGGCCACTCAAATGGCCGAACCTTGTTGGAGGTGCTTGATTCCCTACTTCCTCCAGTGCGGAATGCAAGCAAACCACTGCGCCTTCCCCTGCAAGATGTCTACAAGATAGGTG GTGTTGGCACAGTCCCTGTGGGTAAGATTGAGACTGGTGTCCTGAAGCCTGGAATGGTTCTGACCTTCTCTCCAGCAAAGTTGACTGCGGAGGTCAAGTCCATTGAGATGCATCACCAGGGGCTTCAGACTGCCCTCCCTGGCCACAATGTGGGcttcaacattaaaaatgtgtccGTGAAGAACCTTCGGAGAGGTGATGTTGCAGGTAATGCGCAGCAGGACCCACCATCAGATGTGAGCAGTTTTATCGCTCAG ATCATAATGCTGAACCACCCAGGCAAAATTAAGGTTGGCTATTCCCCTGTACTAGACTGCCACACAACTCATGTTTCCTGTCGTTTTGCTGAGCTGAGGGAGAAGCTTGATCGGCGTACGGGGAAGAAACTTGAGGACTGGCCTCAGTACCTGATGTCGGGAGATGGTGCCACAGTCAAACTAGTCCCAAACAAACCCTTATGTGTGGAGAGCTTCTTTCATTATCCACCTCTGG gTCGATTTGCCGTAAGGGATTTAAAACAGACAGTTGCTGTAGGAGTCATCAAGTCTGTGGAGAAGGTGGACCAAGCTAAAAAGACATCACAAAAAGCTCCTGTATCTAAATGA